A genomic stretch from Methylorubrum extorquens includes:
- a CDS encoding protein of unknown function (Evidence 5 : Unknown function) — MLYQLSYLGIRRVALRRRLAGV, encoded by the coding sequence ATGCTCTACCAACTGAGCTACCTGGGCATCCGCCGCGTCGCGCTGCGTCGTCGGCTGGCGGGGGTATAG